From Lycium ferocissimum isolate CSIRO_LF1 chromosome 12, AGI_CSIRO_Lferr_CH_V1, whole genome shotgun sequence, one genomic window encodes:
- the LOC132040659 gene encoding putative F-box protein PP2-B12: MEFFWSSSHVPVDYFRFLPEGCISEIFSLTSPKDAARFSAVSRTFMSAAESNVVWEKFFPSDYNDIISRSDSLMVSPSKKQLYLSLCDSPILLDGGKLSFSLDKKTGKKCFMVAATELGITWGDTPEYWEWLSHPDSRFSKVAKLNSVCWLDVRGKIETRMLSERTKYFAYLVLKLEDRFHGLGNANAVVRFVDSESDNDAEQRASVVRLSGQGPRATLPLSRDDGWMEVELGNFFNDIGEDGAVDARLMEIRDLGWKGGLIVQGVEFRPE, translated from the exons ATGGAATTCTTTTGGAGTTCTTCCCATGTTCCAGTGGACTATTTCCGGTTTCTGCCGGAAGGTTGCATATCGGAAATTTTCTCCTTAACGTCGCCAAAAGATGCTGCTAGATTCTCAGCTGTATCGCGAACATTCATGTCTGCCGCAGAATCCAACGTCGTTTGGGAGAAATTTTTTCCATCTGATTATAATGATATTATCTCTAGATCAGACTCTTTAATGGTTTCTCCTTCCAAGAAACAGCTTTATCTCAGCCTCTGTGACTCTCCAATTCTCCTTGATGGAGGCAAACTG AGTTTTTCACTGGATAAAAAGACTGGGAAGAAGTGTTTTATGGTAGCAGCAACAGAACTTGGCATTACATGGGGTGATACACCAGAGTATTGGGAATGGTTATCTCACCCGGACTCCAG ATTCTCAAAAGTGGCTAAACTTAATTCGGTCTGTTGGCTTGATGTCCGAGGCAAGATTGAAACTCGGATGTTGTCAGAAAGGACCAAATATTTTGCTTATCTAGTACTCAAATTGGAAGATAGATTCCATGGCCTTGGAAATGCTAATGCAGTTGTTAGATTTGTCGATTCTGAGAGTGACAATGATGCGGAGCAACGAGCTAGTGTTGTGCGTTTATCAGGACAAGGACCTAGAGCAACATTACCCTTGAGCAGAGATGATGGATGGATGGAAGTAGAATTGGGAAACTTTTTCAACGATATTGGAGAAGACGGAGCTGTTGATGCGcgattaatggagattagggatctTGGTTGGAAAGGTGGCCTCATTGTTCAGGGAGTGGAGTTTCGTCCAGAATGA
- the LOC132040431 gene encoding F-box protein PP2-B10-like isoform X1: MVAARELGIAWGNTPQYWEWLSHPDSRFSEVATLKWVCWLDIRGKIETQMLSKRTKYVAYLVFKLEDRYHGLGNANAVVRFVDSETDNEAEQRASVVRLSGRGPRATLPLRRDDGWMEIELGNFFNDTAEDGVVDARLMEIRHLGGKSGLIVQGMEFRPE, encoded by the exons ATGGTAGCAGCAAGGGAACTCGGTATTGCTTGGGGTAATACACCACAGTATTGGGAATGGTTATCTCACCCGGACTCCAG attcTCAGAAGTGGCTACACTCAAGTGGGTCTGTTGGCTTGATATCCGAGGCAAAATTGAAACTCAAATGTTGTCGAAAAGAACCAAATATGTTGCTTATCTAGTGTTCAAATTGGAAGATAGATACCATGGCCTTGGAAATGCTAATGCAGTTGTTAGATTTGTTGATTCTGAGACTGACAATGAAGCGGAGCAACGAGCTAGTGTTGTGCGTTTATCAGGACGAGGACCTAGAGCGACGCTGCCCTTGAGAAGAGATGATGGATGGATGGAAATAGAACTGGGAAACTTTTTCAACGATACAGCAGAAGACGGAGTTGTTGATGCGcgattaatggagattaggcaTCTTGGTGGAAAAAGTGGCCTCATTGTTCAAGGAATGGAGTTTCGTCCAgaatga
- the LOC132040431 gene encoding F-box protein PP2-B10-like isoform X2 — MVAATELGITWGDTPEYWEWLSHPDSRFSEVATLKWVCWLDIRGKIETQMLSKRTKYVAYLVFKLEDRYHGLGNANAVVRFVDSETDNEAEQRASVVRLSGRGPRATLPLRRDDGWMEIELGNFFNDTAEDGVVDARLMEIRHLGGKSGLIVQGMEFRPE, encoded by the exons ATGGTAGCAGCAACAGAACTTGGCATTACATGGGGTGATACACCAGAGTATTGGGAATGGTTATCTCACCCGGACTCCAG attcTCAGAAGTGGCTACACTCAAGTGGGTCTGTTGGCTTGATATCCGAGGCAAAATTGAAACTCAAATGTTGTCGAAAAGAACCAAATATGTTGCTTATCTAGTGTTCAAATTGGAAGATAGATACCATGGCCTTGGAAATGCTAATGCAGTTGTTAGATTTGTTGATTCTGAGACTGACAATGAAGCGGAGCAACGAGCTAGTGTTGTGCGTTTATCAGGACGAGGACCTAGAGCGACGCTGCCCTTGAGAAGAGATGATGGATGGATGGAAATAGAACTGGGAAACTTTTTCAACGATACAGCAGAAGACGGAGTTGTTGATGCGcgattaatggagattaggcaTCTTGGTGGAAAAAGTGGCCTCATTGTTCAAGGAATGGAGTTTCGTCCAgaatga
- the LOC132040664 gene encoding F-box protein SKIP3-like — MEYFLSLPEGCISEILSLRLLKDVARSSTVSQTFMSATESDIVWEKFLPSDYEDIIPRLDSFMVSDSKKELYFSLSNSPILLDGGKLILRSG; from the exons ATGGAGTATTTTCTGTCTCTGCCGGAAGGTTGCATATCGGAAATTCTCTCTTTAAGGTTGCTGAAAGATGTTGCTAGGTCTTCAACTGTCTCTCAAACATTTATGTCTGCTACAGAATCCGACATAGTTTGGGAGAAATTTTTGCCTTCTGATTATGAAGATATCATCCCTAGATTAGACTCTTTCATGGTTTCTGATTCAAAGAAAGAACTTTACTTCAGTCTCTCTAACTCTCCGATTCTTCTTGATGGAGGCAAACTG ATTCTCAGAAGTGGCTAA
- the LOC132040660 gene encoding F-box protein PP2-B10-like: MDYFGLLPEGVLSEILSLTSPKDTVRLSVCSLAFKYAAQSDVVWEKFLPSDYQHIISKSNSLLSYTSKKELYFSLCDSPILTHGSKLSFSLDKKTGKKCFMVAARELAISWGDTPHYWEWSSHPDSRFSEVANLRFVCWLDMRGKIETRLLSKRTRYVVYLVFKLADGFYGLETANAFVRFVDCESDNEAERRANVVSLSRREGPSEKRSKRRVDGWMEIEMGNFFNDAGEDGDVEARLMEIRRLFAKGGLIVQGMEFRPE, encoded by the exons atggattattttgggttgctgccAGAAGGTGTTTTATCAGAAATACTGTCCTTAACTTCACCGAAAGATACTGTCAGGTTATCTGTTTGCTCCTTAGCATTCAAGTATGCTGCTCAATCCGACGTTGTTTGGGAGAAATTCTTGCCATCTGATTATCAACATATTATTTCTAAATCAAACTCTTTATTGAGTTATACTTCGAAGAAAGAACTTTACTTTAGTCTTTGTGATTCACCAATTCTCACACATGGAAGCAAACTG AGTTTTTCATTGGATAAGAAGACTGGGAAGAAATGTTTTATGGTGGCAGCAAGGGAACTTGCTATATCATGGGGTGATACACCACATTATTGGGAATGGTCATCTCACCCAGACTCCAG ATTCTCAGAAGTGGCTAATCTTCGGTTCGTTTGTTGGCTTGATATGCGAGGCAAGATTGAAACTCGATTACTATCAAAAAGAACAAGATATGTTGTTTATCTAGTGTTCAAACTGGCAGACGGATTTTATGGCCTTGAAACTGCTAATGCATTTGTAAGATTTGTTGATTGCGAGAGTGACAATGAAGCTGAGCGACGAGCTAATGTTGTTAGTCTTTCAAGACGAGAAGGACCTAGTGAGAAGCGATCCAAGAGAAGAGTTGATGGATGGATGGAAATAGAAATGGGAAATTTCTTCAATGATGCAGGAGAGGATGGAGATGTTGAAGCGAGATTGATGGAGATTAGACGTCTCTTTGCGAAAGGTGGCCTCATTGTTCAAGGAATGGAGTTCCGACCAgaatga